The window ACCCACAACTGCTTCCGCGACTAAAACACCATCTTCGAAAGTCTTTTCTTTCTTCTTCAAGAGTACGCCCTCTTTACCTTCTTGGACGACTTGCTCTTTGCCTTTGAGTAGCGATGCGTCGCTCTTCTTTTCCGTATCGAACGCAATCGGCTCAGTTACTTCCTCCGTCTCTTTTTTTACACGAACGATTTTGATTTCATCGCCCGAGCTCAGAGAGGCTGTCGGTTCGGGAGTTAAACGATCGTGCTCCCCAAGTGCAATATGTAAACGTTGCAATGCACTTTCTACCGTTCTTGCAGTTGTGTAAACAGTGGTGGTCTTTCCATCAGCAGTCAATTGAATCGGTGAGGCATGTTCGATGACAATTTTGTCTCCACCCTTGATTGTTGTCGTTGGCGCAGTAGAAATTTCATCGTGTTCACCAATCTTTATGGCTTGTTCATCCAGTAGGCGTTGCAGGACCCATTGCTTCGTATGCACAACGGTTTCTTGTCCATTCACAACCACGGATACGCTCTTGGTAGCCGTACCGTACAACAACACCAAAAACATGAAAGTCATTGCGATTGAAATTATGGCTAAGCTTAAAATCAAACGCAAGTTTTCATGCTTCCATCGCAATGCGAAGGACATGCTGGATGATCGTTTTACATGGGTCTCGCTAATAGAGATACTGCCCACTTCTTCGGTCCTCCTTCAAAGCCTCGCCGCCAGGTTACAGCATGATTAGATTTGACGCGACTAAGGTTTTTTAGTTTAACTTAACGTGTTCGCCATCAGCAGTACGGTGCTAAACCGCTGCCTTCTGGTCGTCCCACACCAGTTTGCCTATTCAACATTCATATGAATTCCGGGCAAATATTAGTCGTCCGAAATGTGTATAGCCCTTTATGAAGACAAAAAGCCAGCAAGAAGAGGACTCTTCTCGCTGGCTTAGTTTGTATAGTAAAATACACAAATAGCACGCACGACAATCGTTACCTCTCTTACGCTTACGAGGTTAGCTGACGGATTCGGACGTGAGAGTCGCCCTACTAAGAGCATACGAAGTATACTCAAAGATTCACCCCTGTTACTCACTCTGTTCACTCAAGAAGCACGCTTCTTCAGCTTACAGTGGTTCCCCCGTTCCCATAAATGGAACTCAGCGAATGGAAAAATGGCAAATTGGTTATTAAGTTATTATGAAAAGTATATTACGCTGTTAATCTTAACCTGTAAAGGGATTAACACCTACTAAAAAGGGCTAAATCGACTAAAATTCGCTTAAATGAACAATTAAATAGCTCTATTTCTACTTATATCTCACTTTAACGTACGTATACTAACTCTTTTCAACTTTTCACCCCAAAACTAGGCTTAAATTACAAATTTGTTTATAATGTTCGTATAGGAAAGTGATTCATAAATACCAATAATTTGCTAATCAGGGAGGCAATGAGATGGGCTCCATTCTACAAGTTGACTCTTTATATGGGGGATATTTACCAAAAAAACCCGTTCTTCATGACCTAACCTTTTCTATCCGTCAAGGTGAAATGATGGGTCTGATCGGACTTAATGGCGCGGGTAAAAGTACGACGATCAAAAACATTCTCGGCCTTCTTCAACCGCAAAAAGGATCCATTCGAATTAACGGTCTGACTTTAGCTGAAAATCCTTTGTCCTATCGTGCTACATACGCTTATGTACCCGAAAGCCCCGAGCTCTACGAAGAGCTTACGATCCGCGAACACCTTGAGCTAACCGCTATGGCCTACGGCTTGTCGAAGGACGACTATTTGGCTCGATCCAGCTCCCTTTTGGAGCAGTTTCAAATGAAGGACAAGCTGAACAGCTTCGCCAGTCATTTATCCAAAGGAATGAAACAGAAAGTCATGATTATGAACGCATTTCTGATCGAACCCTCGTTATATATTATCGATGAACCCTTTCTCGGCCTCGACCCATTAGCGATCCGTTCATTACTCGAATTAATGGTGAAAATGAAACATAAAGGAGCATCATTCCTCATCTCATCGCATATTTTGTCAACCATTGAAAAATATTGCGATAATTACGTTGTCCTTCATCGAGGTCGTATGGTTGCTCAGGGTGATTTAGTCGAATTACGCGGGCAAACCG is drawn from Paenibacillus sp. V4I7 and contains these coding sequences:
- a CDS encoding ABC transporter ATP-binding protein, which produces MGSILQVDSLYGGYLPKKPVLHDLTFSIRQGEMMGLIGLNGAGKSTTIKNILGLLQPQKGSIRINGLTLAENPLSYRATYAYVPESPELYEELTIREHLELTAMAYGLSKDDYLARSSSLLEQFQMKDKLNSFASHLSKGMKQKVMIMNAFLIEPSLYIIDEPFLGLDPLAIRSLLELMVKMKHKGASFLISSHILSTIEKYCDNYVVLHRGRMVAQGDLVELRGQTELPGASLDDIFYKLVQGDSL
- a CDS encoding 3D domain-containing protein, translated to MGSISISETHVKRSSSMSFALRWKHENLRLILSLAIISIAMTFMFLVLLYGTATKSVSVVVNGQETVVHTKQWVLQRLLDEQAIKIGEHDEISTAPTTTIKGGDKIVIEHASPIQLTADGKTTTVYTTARTVESALQRLHIALGEHDRLTPEPTASLSSGDEIKIVRVKKETEEVTEPIAFDTEKKSDASLLKGKEQVVQEGKEGVLLKKKEKTFEDGVLVAEAVVGEEVQTESINKVVSVGTKNPVVVLSSSSPSVDEVSKNGVTFGYKQILKNVKLTAYSAGVASTGKSEGSPGYGKTYTGTTVSEGRTIAVDPKVIPLGWWVFIEGIGFRRAEDIGSGVKGQMIDVYFEDHGYANKFGTKQGYTVYVVGPKKPSEN